A genome region from Triticum aestivum cultivar Chinese Spring chromosome 2B, IWGSC CS RefSeq v2.1, whole genome shotgun sequence includes the following:
- the LOC123044594 gene encoding protein EXORDIUM-like 5, which produces MGTLLPCHPTLTLLPLLFAAAIVGVRCAPVYRPEYLVDGNQLVNMQYHMGPVVSGAPTNLFLIWYGRWEAPAQAVLRDFLASLSAPAPFPAVSDWWARTPRLYTDQSGANVTATFAIAGEHSDAGYSHGASLKRIDMQSIIRTAVVAYPDPLPLDPYNGVYLVLSSPDVQVEEFCRAMCGFHYFTFASVVGVTVPYAWVGNSGSQCPGRCAYPFAAPEYGASGQGVLRPPNGDPGVDGMVIVLGHELAELATNPLVNAWYAGDTPTAPTEIADLCLGVYGDGGGAGGFVGNVSHAADGSSYNVNGVNGRRFLVQWLWNPVLGACYGPNSSN; this is translated from the coding sequence ATGGGGACGCTGCTTCCGTGTCACCCTACCCTtaccctcctccccctcctcttcgccgccgccatcgtcggcgTGCGTTGCGCGCCGGTGTACAGGCCGGAGTACCTGGTGGACGGGAACCAGCTGGTAAACATGCAGTACCACATGGGCCCCGTCGTGTCAGGCGCGCCGACCAACCTGTTCCTCATCTGGTACGGCCGGTGGGAGGCCCCGGCGCAGGCTGTGCTCCGCGacttcctcgcctccctctccgctcCGGCGCCGTTCCCCGCCGTCTCCGACTGGTGGGCCCGCACGCCGCGGCTCTACACGGACCAATCCGGCGCCAATGTCACCGCCACATTCGCCATCGCCGGGGAGCACTCCGACGCCGGGTACTCCCACGGCGCCTCCCTGAAGCGGATCGACATGCAGTCCATCATCCGCACCGCCGTGGTCGCGTACCCGGACCCTCTGCCGCTCGACCCGTACAACGGCGTGTACCTGGTGCTCTCCTCACCGGACGTGCAGGTGGAGGAGTTCTGCCGCGCCATGTGCGGCTTCCACTACTTCACCTTCGCGTCCGTGGTCGGGGTCACCGTCCCGTACGCGTGGGTCGGGAACAGCGGCTCGCAGTGCCCAGGGAGGTGTGCGTATCCGTTCGCCGCGCCGGAGTACGGCGCCAGCGGGCAGGGGGTGCTGCGGCCGCCGAACGGCGACCCCGGGGTGGACGGGATGGTGATCGTGCTGGGGCACGAGCTTGCGGAGCTGGCCACCAACCCGCTGGTGAACGCGTGGTACGCCGGTGACACGCCAACGGCGCCCACGGAGATCGCCGACCTCTGTCTCGGGGTCTACGGCGACGGCGGTGGAGCAGGCGGGTTCGTCGGGAATGTCTCCCACGCAGCCGACGGCAGCTCCTACAACGTGAACGGCGTCAACGGTCGGCGGTTCCTGGTGCAGTGGCTCTGGAACCCCGTCCTCGGCGCGTGCTACGGACCCAACTCCAGCAACTGA